The following are encoded in a window of Dioscorea cayenensis subsp. rotundata cultivar TDr96_F1 chromosome 16, TDr96_F1_v2_PseudoChromosome.rev07_lg8_w22 25.fasta, whole genome shotgun sequence genomic DNA:
- the LOC120279253 gene encoding uncharacterized protein LOC120279253, whose amino-acid sequence MRLPVSSSQRHTSARRNESLRIKYDLPPKMITGDDKAANSGGPTGKEHQILFDELEKVLSEDDDDSEEVGDSIEDSEDSEDDIEMDAEEVDDAQTLSKFQEGIHKESLAQKGVQLSPSSLDIREGGFRLGQDQPDQIHEEGPQTRSYCFS is encoded by the exons ATGAGGCTTCCCGTCTCATCCTCCCAGAGGCACACATCAGCAAGAAGGAACGAATCCCTTCGAATCAAGTATGATCTTCCTCCTAAAATGATTACTGGAGATGATAAAGCAGCCAACTCTGGTGGACCCACAGGCAAAGAACATCAGATACTCTTTGACGAGTTAGAAAAAGTCCTTTCCGAAGATGACGATGACTCGGAGGAGGTTGGTGACTCGATAGAGGACTCTGAAGATTCAGAAGATGACATAGAGATGGATGCAGAAGAAGTTGATGATGCCCAAACTCTAAGCAAGTTTCAAGAAGGCATTCACAAGGAAAGCCTAGCTCAGAAAGGAGTTCAACTATCCCCCTCATCCCTTGATATCAGAGAG GGGGGCTTCAGGCTTGGACAAGATCAACCGGATCAGATCCATGAAGAAGGACCTCAAACTAGATCTTATTGCTTTAGTTGA